The Erinaceus europaeus chromosome 16, mEriEur2.1, whole genome shotgun sequence genome includes a window with the following:
- the GPX2 gene encoding glutathione peroxidase 2, whose product MAYIAKSFYDLSAISLDGEKIDFNTFRGRAVLIENVASLUGTTTRDYTQLNELQCRFPRRLVVLGFPCNQFGHQENCQNEEILNSLKYVRPGGGFQPTFTLAQKCEVNGQNEHPVFAYLKDKLPYPYDDPFSLLTDPKFIIWSPVRRSDVAWNFEKFLIGPEGEPFRRYSRTFPTINIEADIKRLLKVAI is encoded by the exons ATGGCTTACATCGCCAAGTCCTTCTACGACCTCAGTGCTATCAGCCTGGATGGGGAGAAGATAGATTTCAATACATTTCGAGGCAGGGCCGTGCTGATTGAGAATGTAGCTTCCCTCTGAGGCACAACCACCCGGGACTACACCCAACTCAACGAGCTGCAATGCCGCTTTCCCAGGCGCCTGGTGGTTCTTGGCTTCCCTTGCAACCAATTTGGACATCAG GAGAACTGTCAGAATGAGGAGATCCTGAATAGTCTCAAGTATGTCCGCCCTGGGGGTGGATTCCAGCCCACCTTCACCCTTGCCCAGAAGTGTGAGGTGAATGGTCAGAATGAGCATCCTGTCTTCGCCTACCTGAAGGACAAGCTCCCCTACCCCTACGATGACCCATTTTCCCTCCTGACCGATCCCAAGTTCATCATTTGGAGCCCCGTGCGTCGCTCAGATGTGGCCTGGAACTTTGAGAAGTTCCTCATTGGGCCGGAGGGGGAGCCCTTCCGACGTTACAGCCGTACCTTCCCCACCATCAACATAGAGGCAGACATCAAGCGCCTCCTCAAAGTAGCCATTTAG
- the CHURC1 gene encoding protein Churchill isoform X2, translating into MCGDCVEKEYPNRGTICLESGSFLLNFTGCAICSKRDFMLITNKSLREEDGEEIVTYDHLCKNCHHVIARHEYTFSVMDEFQEYTMLCLLCGKAEDTISILPDDPRQMTLLF; encoded by the exons AtgtgtggggactgtgtggaaaaGGAATATCCCAACCGG GGTACCATCTGCCTGGAAAGTGGATCTTTCTTGCTGAACTTTACAGGCTGTGCAATATGCAGTAAACGAGATTTTATGCTGATCACAAACAAATCTttgagagaggaagatggagaagaaaTAGTTACCTATGACC ATCTCTGTAAGAATTGTCATCATGTAATAGCCAGGCATGAGTATACATTCAGTGTCATGGATGAATTTCAG GAGTACACCATGCTGTGTCTGTTATGTGGCAAAGCTGAAGATACTATCAGTATTCTCCCTGATGACCCCCGACAAATGACTCTGTTATTCTAA
- the CHURC1 gene encoding protein Churchill isoform X1 — MCGDCVEKEYPNRGTICLESGSFLLNFTGCAICSKRDFMLITNKSLREEDGEEIVTYDHLCKNCHHVIARHEYTFSVMDEFQVRAVAHWLNTHVTMHRDPGSSPRFPPAGGKLCKW; from the exons AtgtgtggggactgtgtggaaaaGGAATATCCCAACCGG GGTACCATCTGCCTGGAAAGTGGATCTTTCTTGCTGAACTTTACAGGCTGTGCAATATGCAGTAAACGAGATTTTATGCTGATCACAAACAAATCTttgagagaggaagatggagaagaaaTAGTTACCTATGACC ATCTCTGTAAGAATTGTCATCATGTAATAGCCAGGCATGAGTATACATTCAGTGTCATGGATGAATTTCAG gtccgggcggtggcacactggttgaacacacatgttacaatgcacagggacccaggttcaagcccccggttcccacctgcagggggaaagctttgcaagtggtga